One Lentisphaera araneosa HTCC2155 genomic region harbors:
- a CDS encoding valine--tRNA ligase, whose amino-acid sequence MALSNKYNAADSEKKWQQFWDQEGIYAFDEQSDKETFSIDTPPPTVSGKLHIGHVFSYTQAEIVARYQRMLGKNVMYPFGFDDNGLPTEILTEREKGIKGSQMPRAEFVKNCEEVSEKYRAQFKDLWQSLGFSCAWESAYSTISEKSQRISQRSFLDLLERDKVKYNQSPTLWCTKCQTSFAQAEVDDVNKGTIFNYLNFKSADGEDIPIATTRPELLPGCAAMFIHPENEKYKHLIGQDATVPLFGHKVKILADEKADPEKGTGIVMCCTFGDVTDIDWWREHELEMNVCFSLEGIMNERAGEFEGLTIDEARTAIIAKLKEENIIFKQEDLAAETRVVNTHERCGTPVEYLPTKQWFIKVVEHKEELLAQGEKVNWFPSFMGKRYRDWVENLGWDWAISRQRYFGVPIPVWYAPDGTVVPASPEQLPVNPLVDKPLDCKGYDPETLIPESDVLDTWATSSSTPELNSRWGEEDELPQIRPMSMRPQAHDIIRTWAFYTIVKSYFHFNDVPWKDAVISGHVIKKDQQVEAQKVEGKAFARKSKISKSKDGDRFSPLAMIANHGADQIRYWASSGTLGTDIAFDEDEIEGSSKLLTKLWNSTRFAEGFLENFDASAPMPTLTAVDKWVLTRFDEVIKAYHKAFEKYEFFPARNALEQFFWSDFCDNYIEMVKHRLYGDESAEDAKAARWTLYKIQLGIIKLFAPYMPHICEEIYQDVFREREGDKSVHISLLPSVPAEAICETGKKAGALLLELVTLVRTYKSKNNYSMKLAVETLSVEASEEDQVLINLIVEDLCGVCKIAELAKVAVAEPWEGSNDRFKLAVKMDEDALLRTELVADIKKVILPIKQANGLKSKSPVKAIVVQADDQYLELLQAEPGQLKAAARSEEVHFNQEGLEYTEAREGLAITLIIE is encoded by the coding sequence ATGGCTTTGTCCAACAAATACAATGCTGCCGACAGCGAAAAAAAGTGGCAGCAGTTCTGGGATCAAGAAGGCATCTATGCCTTTGATGAACAATCAGATAAAGAAACTTTCTCAATCGACACCCCACCACCCACCGTTTCAGGTAAACTTCACATCGGTCACGTTTTCTCTTACACGCAAGCAGAGATCGTAGCTCGCTACCAGCGCATGCTCGGCAAAAATGTCATGTATCCCTTTGGTTTTGACGACAATGGTTTACCGACAGAGATCCTCACTGAACGCGAAAAAGGCATCAAGGGTTCACAAATGCCCCGCGCCGAATTCGTTAAAAATTGTGAAGAAGTTTCCGAAAAATACCGTGCGCAATTCAAGGACCTCTGGCAGAGCCTCGGCTTCTCTTGTGCTTGGGAGAGTGCTTACTCAACGATTAGTGAAAAATCACAACGCATTTCTCAGCGTTCTTTCCTCGACTTGCTCGAGCGCGACAAAGTAAAATATAATCAGAGCCCCACACTCTGGTGTACAAAGTGCCAAACTTCTTTTGCTCAAGCCGAAGTCGATGACGTCAACAAGGGTACGATCTTCAATTACCTCAACTTCAAAAGTGCTGATGGCGAAGACATCCCGATTGCCACAACTCGTCCGGAACTCCTCCCAGGTTGTGCCGCCATGTTCATTCACCCCGAGAACGAAAAGTATAAGCACCTCATTGGCCAAGACGCCACTGTTCCTCTCTTTGGACATAAAGTTAAAATCCTCGCCGACGAAAAAGCCGACCCCGAAAAGGGTACGGGTATCGTTATGTGCTGTACTTTCGGTGACGTAACAGATATTGACTGGTGGCGTGAACACGAACTCGAGATGAATGTTTGCTTCAGCCTCGAAGGCATCATGAATGAACGTGCAGGCGAATTCGAAGGCCTCACAATTGACGAAGCACGCACTGCGATCATCGCAAAGCTCAAAGAAGAAAACATCATTTTCAAACAAGAAGATCTCGCTGCAGAAACTCGCGTTGTGAACACACACGAACGTTGTGGAACTCCGGTTGAATATCTTCCCACCAAGCAGTGGTTCATCAAAGTTGTTGAACACAAAGAAGAACTTCTTGCCCAAGGCGAAAAAGTCAATTGGTTCCCTTCTTTCATGGGCAAGCGTTACCGCGACTGGGTAGAAAACCTCGGTTGGGACTGGGCGATTTCTCGTCAGCGTTACTTCGGTGTACCAATCCCCGTTTGGTACGCTCCCGATGGCACCGTTGTTCCCGCATCTCCTGAGCAACTCCCCGTCAACCCACTCGTTGACAAGCCTCTCGATTGCAAGGGCTACGATCCCGAAACTCTCATCCCTGAATCCGATGTCCTCGATACTTGGGCAACTTCTTCAAGCACTCCGGAGCTTAATTCACGCTGGGGTGAAGAAGACGAACTCCCCCAAATCCGCCCCATGTCAATGCGCCCTCAGGCTCACGACATCATTCGTACTTGGGCTTTCTACACCATCGTAAAATCTTATTTTCACTTCAATGATGTACCTTGGAAGGACGCCGTTATCTCTGGCCACGTGATCAAAAAAGATCAGCAAGTCGAAGCTCAAAAAGTTGAGGGTAAGGCCTTTGCTCGCAAATCCAAAATCTCCAAATCAAAAGATGGCGACCGCTTCTCTCCACTTGCGATGATCGCAAATCACGGTGCCGACCAAATCCGTTACTGGGCTTCCTCTGGTACGCTCGGTACTGACATTGCTTTTGACGAAGATGAGATCGAAGGTTCTAGTAAGCTTCTCACCAAACTCTGGAACTCGACACGTTTTGCCGAAGGCTTTCTCGAAAACTTTGACGCTTCGGCGCCAATGCCGACGCTCACAGCGGTGGATAAATGGGTGCTCACGCGTTTCGACGAAGTGATCAAAGCCTACCATAAAGCTTTTGAAAAATACGAATTCTTCCCAGCTCGTAATGCCTTAGAGCAATTCTTCTGGTCTGACTTCTGCGACAACTATATCGAAATGGTCAAGCACCGCCTCTATGGCGACGAAAGTGCGGAAGATGCAAAAGCTGCTCGTTGGACGCTCTACAAGATCCAGCTCGGCATTATTAAACTCTTTGCTCCTTACATGCCTCATATCTGTGAAGAAATCTACCAAGATGTTTTCCGTGAGCGCGAAGGCGACAAATCAGTGCACATCTCACTTCTCCCCAGCGTTCCTGCCGAAGCAATTTGCGAAACTGGCAAAAAAGCCGGCGCCCTCCTACTCGAGCTCGTGACTTTAGTAAGAACTTATAAATCAAAGAACAACTACTCCATGAAGCTCGCCGTTGAAACACTCAGCGTTGAAGCTAGCGAAGAAGATCAAGTGCTCATTAACCTTATCGTTGAAGACCTCTGCGGCGTTTGCAAAATTGCGGAACTCGCAAAAGTTGCCGTAGCTGAACCTTGGGAAGGATCTAACGATCGCTTCAAACTTGCGGTCAAGATGGATGAAGATGCACTTCTCAGAACTGAACTCGTTGCCGATATCAAGAAAGTCATTCTTCCTATCAAGCAAGCCAACGGACTCAAATCGAAGTCACCGGTGAAGGCCATTGTGGTTCAAGCAGACGATCAATACCTCGAACTTCTCCAAGCCGAACCCGGCCAGCTCAAAGCTGCTGCCCGTTCCGAAGAAGTGCACTTCAATCAAGAAGGACTCGAGTACACAGAGGCTCGCGAAGGCCTCGCCATTACTCTCATCATCGAGTAA
- a CDS encoding protein kinase domain-containing protein, with translation MNNTSDQETVDESTKDGLLKRLNLHTSLPPLKRRHTQLEMELPDDFYLPGRETQGNIDRMIAEDNETSSEETEVYQLEITCAQCHGTSFYETTTLFERVQCPNCSSRFRVPIETEKHIYDKHIYESDFINIFRAQNKETEHYGDVLVYEKINPHSTLEDIKDILTQHSVLHVDGYLSPLHFTEDETAYYFQRDNAPYRMNLYLHKFGALPKNQVALTLSQIAEIADTLSDEGIYGAFLASDVMLELNGDTRLCDYGLREAVLNRMKISKGIPAYFLATETIFTKIHTRKSAVYSLGILAIAFITGQYPFLATDPEVIKDERLNFLDEFKDKKLPAFLRLMLDPDPENRPNFAQCKDYFARLHRQNIR, from the coding sequence ATGAATAACACAAGTGATCAAGAAACTGTTGATGAAAGCACTAAAGACGGCCTACTAAAACGCCTCAATCTTCATACATCTCTTCCACCCTTAAAAAGACGCCATACTCAACTTGAGATGGAACTTCCTGATGATTTTTATCTTCCCGGTAGAGAAACGCAAGGCAATATCGACCGTATGATTGCCGAAGATAACGAAACTTCTTCAGAAGAAACCGAAGTCTACCAATTGGAAATTACCTGTGCTCAATGTCATGGGACGAGTTTCTACGAAACCACCACACTTTTTGAAAGGGTACAATGCCCCAACTGCTCAAGCCGTTTTCGCGTTCCTATTGAAACGGAAAAACACATTTATGATAAGCACATTTACGAAAGTGATTTTATCAATATTTTCCGAGCCCAAAACAAAGAAACAGAGCACTACGGCGACGTTCTTGTCTATGAGAAAATCAATCCTCATTCGACTCTTGAAGATATTAAAGATATCCTCACTCAACATTCAGTGCTTCATGTAGATGGCTATCTCAGTCCTCTCCACTTCACTGAAGATGAAACTGCCTATTATTTTCAACGCGATAATGCGCCTTATCGCATGAACCTCTACCTTCATAAGTTTGGAGCTCTCCCCAAAAATCAAGTCGCCCTTACCCTCAGTCAAATCGCAGAAATTGCAGATACGCTCTCTGATGAAGGTATCTATGGTGCCTTCCTTGCTTCAGACGTCATGTTAGAACTCAATGGTGACACAAGGCTTTGTGACTATGGACTGCGAGAAGCCGTCTTAAACCGCATGAAAATCAGCAAAGGCATCCCCGCCTATTTCTTAGCGACTGAAACTATATTCACAAAGATTCATACGCGCAAGTCTGCTGTTTACTCTCTCGGGATTCTCGCGATTGCTTTCATCACTGGTCAGTATCCCTTTTTAGCCACTGACCCCGAAGTAATAAAAGATGAACGCTTGAACTTTCTTGATGAATTCAAAGATAAAAAGCTCCCGGCATTCCTCAGACTGATGCTGGATCCTGACCCCGAAAATCGTCCGAATTTTGCTCAATGTAAGGATTATTTTGCGCGTCTGCATCGTCAAAATATTCGCTAA
- a CDS encoding type II toxin-antitoxin system RelE/ParE family toxin, with translation MIFKCKETEKIAEGQGSRKLPQQIQKKAFRQLMRLKYAASPEDLRIPPGNRLEKLSGDREGQWSIRINDQWRVCFKWNDEADEVEIVDYH, from the coding sequence ATGATTTTCAAATGCAAGGAAACTGAAAAGATTGCTGAAGGACAGGGGAGTCGCAAACTTCCTCAGCAGATTCAAAAGAAAGCCTTTAGGCAATTAATGCGCTTGAAGTATGCTGCAAGCCCAGAAGATCTTCGTATACCGCCAGGCAATCGCCTAGAAAAGCTTAGTGGTGATCGTGAAGGTCAATGGTCAATCCGTATAAACGATCAATGGCGCGTGTGTTTTAAGTGGAATGATGAAGCTGATGAAGTTGAAATTGTAGATTACCATTAA
- a CDS encoding HigA family addiction module antitoxin: MKTNLTNKEMCDWLVANGYPLTCHPGEILKDNLEDMNLSAYKVAKDLKLNRGTISGILNGSKKITVQTGVLLARYFDNSLAFWVNMQNGFELDFIEKSMTAELEQVPHAVAQ, encoded by the coding sequence ATGAAAACGAACTTAACAAACAAAGAAATGTGTGATTGGTTAGTAGCGAATGGCTATCCTCTTACTTGTCACCCTGGAGAAATACTCAAAGATAATCTCGAAGATATGAACTTGAGCGCTTACAAAGTAGCCAAAGACCTTAAGCTCAATCGTGGAACAATTAGCGGAATACTTAATGGGTCAAAGAAAATCACGGTCCAAACTGGAGTCTTACTTGCTCGTTATTTTGATAATAGTTTAGCTTTCTGGGTTAATATGCAAAATGGTTTTGAATTGGACTTTATAGAAAAATCAATGACTGCTGAACTCGAACAAGTTCCCCATGCCGTGGCTCAGTAG
- a CDS encoding RNA polymerase sigma factor: protein MSEQYNTRETLLQKLQKAEDEHSWDDFVKYYEGYIYVVIRSFGVDMTTSKDLLQDVLVKVWKALPKFEYQNEKCRFRTWLCVLIRNTTYNYFKSKANRQNLQNVSGDNLLETLHMISEPEIDKIAELEWKSYVSNMAWSNVKDSFSDIARLSFEDSINELDNVAIAKKHDIPESSVRVHKSRVRKVMIKEIARLNLELGG from the coding sequence ATGAGCGAACAATACAACACTAGAGAAACACTTTTACAGAAGCTGCAAAAAGCCGAAGACGAGCATTCCTGGGATGATTTCGTCAAGTACTACGAAGGTTATATATATGTTGTGATTCGCAGTTTTGGTGTCGATATGACCACGAGCAAAGACCTGCTTCAAGATGTTCTAGTGAAAGTTTGGAAAGCTCTCCCTAAATTTGAGTACCAAAACGAAAAGTGCCGTTTCCGTACTTGGCTTTGCGTCCTCATTCGCAATACGACTTATAATTACTTTAAGTCAAAAGCCAATCGTCAGAACCTGCAAAATGTCAGCGGCGACAATCTACTTGAAACCTTGCACATGATTTCTGAACCCGAAATTGATAAGATTGCCGAACTCGAATGGAAAAGCTACGTGTCAAATATGGCTTGGAGTAATGTTAAAGACAGTTTTTCGGACATCGCTAGACTGAGTTTCGAAGACTCCATCAATGAATTAGATAATGTGGCCATCGCAAAAAAGCACGACATCCCAGAAAGTAGTGTTCGCGTTCACAAATCTCGTGTCCGCAAAGTCATGATCAAAGAAATCGCTCGCCTCAATCTCGAACTCGGTGGCTAA
- a CDS encoding pyruvate, phosphate dikinase: protein MENHISCPNCDAPIEYEVIDSIHEQSSAIQELFEGTLNRVNCHACAIEFHVQTPITFRSEDGQYIIFFKPHVEGEDWRETEKQMQIVLDEMASELPPELDPEARLVLDRNQFIEKIATYINNIDDRIMEYIKFVMYRNGDAVWPLQDLYYDFNTKETDHLEFTMMNRKSGKAEQTLSVPMNVYQQFIDDEHDEFDPDAIFPSLYVQVESLLEK from the coding sequence ATGGAAAACCACATTAGCTGCCCCAATTGCGACGCCCCCATTGAATACGAAGTCATAGACTCGATCCACGAACAAAGTTCAGCGATTCAGGAACTCTTTGAAGGCACTTTAAACCGCGTCAATTGTCACGCTTGCGCAATTGAATTCCACGTACAAACTCCAATCACTTTTCGTAGTGAAGATGGTCAATACATTATCTTTTTCAAACCTCATGTCGAAGGCGAAGATTGGCGTGAAACTGAAAAGCAAATGCAAATCGTTCTCGATGAAATGGCTTCTGAGCTCCCTCCCGAACTCGATCCTGAAGCGCGCCTGGTTTTAGACCGCAATCAGTTCATTGAAAAAATTGCCACCTACATCAATAATATTGATGACCGCATCATGGAATACATTAAATTTGTCATGTACCGCAATGGCGATGCCGTCTGGCCTTTACAGGATTTATACTACGACTTCAATACCAAAGAAACGGATCATTTGGAGTTTACTATGATGAACCGTAAATCGGGCAAAGCTGAACAGACTCTCTCTGTGCCGATGAATGTCTATCAACAATTTATCGATGACGAACACGATGAATTCGATCCCGACGCCATCTTCCCTAGCCTTTATGTTCAAGTCGAAAGTCTCTTGGAAAAATAA
- the ppdK gene encoding pyruvate, phosphate dikinase, with the protein MKTQVQTEVDTAAETDVNPFMVYHFGKIKNDGNASMRNLLGGKGANLAEMSSIGIPVPPGFTIPTTMCTYYNEKGQVLPNELKDEVNEAIKLMEEQTGTEFGSESNPLLVSVRSGARVSMPGMMDTVLNLGLTDIAVQGLATKTNNERMAYDSYRRFIVMYADVVKGFNGEDFEHIIDAAKAKAGVEQDTELNIEQLKEICLELKELYAKLSGEDFPQEPREQLYSAINAVFDSWNTERAMLYRKIQNIPSDWGTAVNVQAMAFGNKGVTSATGVAFTRNPSTGEKTYFGEYLINAQGEDVVAGIRTPLPISAESAKAKGLEKQSMEEVMPETFAELTAVFETLEQHYTDMQDVEFTVEEEKLYILQTRNGKRSGFAQVKIAVDMVEEGLVDEKTALGRVEPGSIEQMLSPIFKAEDKANAKDQLIGRGLNAGPGAASGVVALTAKKAEWYKEQGFPCVLVRTDTSPSDFGGMMAAEGVLTVRGGATSHAAVVARQFGKPCVCGLTGLLVNEENKTITFGNQVIKEGDNISIDGCTGEVFFCKIETSPSEISQAFIEKCIDPKDSEVCGHYEKIMTWADKFRTLKIRTNADTARDLNVALSLGAEGVGLTRVEHMFSDEQRLLLLRQVMLAKDEEIKTLALNHIEHFLKDDFSALFQTLDGRPATVRLLDPPMHEFMPHSDGDTAKTAKAIKVTEAELKSSLGDMAEHNPMLGFRGCRLGILKPELTRVQVRAILTAALELNNALIPCKPEIMVPIIMHENELIHQRNLIDKVAEELFAELNIKVAYSVGTMIELPRAALQADEIAKHADFFSFGTNDLTQTTLGISRDDANHFLPTYKNGVSDPLTGTGNFEVYPDDPFQTLDQSGVGKLVQVGVKGGRSTSENLKIGICGEHGGDPASIDFFHRTGLDYVSCSPYRVPVARLSAALSAIRN; encoded by the coding sequence ATGAAAACACAGGTCCAAACTGAAGTAGACACAGCGGCCGAAACTGACGTCAATCCATTCATGGTCTATCATTTCGGTAAAATTAAAAATGATGGTAACGCATCCATGAGAAATCTCTTGGGGGGCAAGGGTGCAAACCTTGCTGAAATGTCATCCATAGGTATCCCCGTGCCTCCTGGATTCACCATTCCAACCACCATGTGCACATATTATAACGAGAAGGGACAAGTACTCCCTAATGAACTCAAAGACGAAGTCAATGAGGCCATTAAATTAATGGAAGAACAGACTGGAACTGAATTTGGTTCTGAAAGCAACCCTCTACTCGTATCTGTTCGCTCTGGTGCTCGAGTCAGTATGCCCGGAATGATGGACACTGTCCTCAACCTCGGTTTAACTGACATCGCTGTTCAGGGTCTAGCGACTAAAACGAATAATGAGCGCATGGCTTACGATTCATACCGACGCTTTATTGTCATGTATGCCGATGTAGTAAAAGGCTTTAATGGTGAAGATTTTGAACACATCATTGATGCAGCTAAAGCGAAAGCAGGTGTGGAACAAGACACGGAACTCAATATTGAACAGCTCAAAGAAATTTGCTTGGAACTCAAAGAACTCTACGCCAAACTTAGCGGTGAAGATTTCCCACAAGAGCCCCGTGAACAACTCTACTCTGCTATCAACGCTGTTTTTGATTCTTGGAACACGGAGCGCGCCATGCTCTACAGAAAAATTCAAAACATCCCTTCTGATTGGGGTACAGCAGTCAATGTACAAGCCATGGCTTTTGGTAATAAAGGTGTTACATCTGCAACTGGTGTTGCTTTTACTCGAAATCCTTCCACTGGTGAGAAAACTTACTTTGGTGAGTACCTCATTAATGCCCAAGGTGAAGACGTTGTGGCTGGTATTCGTACTCCACTTCCCATCTCTGCGGAAAGCGCCAAAGCTAAGGGCTTAGAGAAGCAGTCTATGGAAGAAGTCATGCCAGAGACTTTTGCTGAGCTCACCGCCGTTTTTGAGACTTTAGAGCAGCATTACACGGACATGCAAGATGTTGAGTTTACTGTAGAAGAAGAAAAACTCTACATCCTACAAACTCGTAATGGTAAGCGCAGTGGTTTTGCTCAAGTCAAAATCGCCGTTGACATGGTCGAAGAAGGTTTAGTTGACGAGAAAACTGCCCTAGGTCGTGTAGAGCCTGGATCTATTGAACAGATGCTCTCTCCCATTTTTAAAGCAGAAGATAAAGCGAATGCAAAAGATCAGCTCATTGGCCGCGGCCTTAATGCTGGCCCAGGTGCGGCTTCTGGTGTCGTTGCACTGACCGCCAAGAAAGCTGAATGGTACAAAGAACAAGGTTTTCCTTGTGTTCTCGTTCGTACAGATACTTCTCCTTCTGACTTCGGTGGTATGATGGCTGCCGAAGGTGTACTCACTGTTCGTGGTGGTGCGACTTCTCACGCTGCGGTTGTCGCAAGACAATTTGGTAAGCCATGCGTTTGTGGTCTCACTGGATTACTAGTCAATGAAGAAAACAAAACCATTACTTTTGGCAATCAGGTTATCAAAGAAGGCGATAACATTTCTATTGATGGTTGCACGGGTGAAGTTTTCTTCTGTAAAATCGAGACTTCTCCTTCTGAGATTAGCCAAGCTTTCATTGAGAAATGTATCGATCCAAAAGACTCTGAAGTCTGTGGTCACTACGAAAAGATTATGACTTGGGCTGATAAGTTCCGTACACTTAAGATTCGTACAAACGCTGATACAGCGAGAGATCTAAATGTCGCTCTTAGCTTAGGTGCTGAAGGTGTCGGTTTAACTCGAGTCGAACACATGTTTAGTGATGAACAACGTCTCTTACTCTTGCGTCAGGTGATGCTTGCCAAAGATGAAGAAATCAAAACTCTCGCTTTAAATCATATTGAGCACTTTCTCAAGGATGATTTCTCTGCTCTCTTCCAAACTTTGGATGGTCGCCCTGCTACAGTTAGACTTCTCGATCCACCGATGCACGAATTCATGCCTCATAGTGACGGTGATACAGCGAAAACCGCAAAAGCGATCAAAGTGACTGAGGCCGAGCTCAAATCAAGCCTTGGTGACATGGCTGAGCACAATCCAATGTTGGGTTTCCGCGGTTGCCGTCTAGGGATTCTCAAGCCAGAACTCACACGTGTTCAGGTTAGAGCTATTTTGACTGCTGCACTTGAATTAAATAACGCTTTAATTCCCTGTAAGCCGGAAATTATGGTTCCCATTATCATGCACGAGAATGAGCTTATTCACCAACGTAACTTGATTGACAAAGTTGCGGAAGAACTCTTTGCAGAACTCAATATCAAAGTTGCCTACTCTGTGGGAACGATGATTGAGTTGCCAAGAGCAGCCCTCCAAGCAGATGAAATTGCAAAACACGCAGATTTCTTCTCTTTCGGTACCAATGACCTAACTCAAACCACTCTCGGTATTTCTAGAGATGATGCAAATCACTTTTTACCCACTTACAAAAATGGTGTTAGTGATCCCCTCACTGGAACAGGCAACTTCGAGGTTTACCCCGACGACCCCTTCCAAACACTTGACCAAAGTGGTGTAGGTAAATTAGTTCAGGTCGGCGTTAAAGGTGGCAGAAGTACTTCTGAAAACCTTAAAATAGGTATCTGTGGTGAGCACGGTGGTGATCCAGCTTCTATCGATTTTTTCCATAGAACAGGTCTCGACTATGTGAGTTGCTCCCCTTACCGAGTACCAGTGGCTCGTTTGAGTGCTGCACTTTCTGCGATTCGCAACTAA
- a CDS encoding DUF4126 domain-containing protein, translating into MELLTGLCIGIGLSAACGFRVFVPMLGVSLASRAGHMELGSGFEWLGGDLAMIVLLIATICEVAAYFVPWVDNLLDTIAAPAAIVAGTILTGAMTGEMSPVLKWSLALIAGGGAAATVQAVTTVVRGTSTATTGGLGNPIVAAGELAGATGVTLLAVFVPIAAVILVMGALIYLGFRVMRKKPKAEIVQQSPA; encoded by the coding sequence ATAGAATTATTGACGGGTTTATGTATCGGTATTGGACTCAGTGCCGCTTGTGGTTTTAGGGTTTTTGTGCCTATGTTGGGTGTGAGCTTGGCTTCACGTGCTGGGCATATGGAATTGGGTTCAGGTTTTGAATGGTTGGGTGGCGACCTAGCGATGATTGTTTTACTGATCGCCACCATTTGTGAAGTCGCGGCCTACTTTGTGCCGTGGGTAGATAATTTACTCGATACGATTGCGGCTCCCGCAGCAATTGTGGCAGGGACAATTTTAACGGGCGCAATGACAGGGGAAATGAGCCCTGTACTTAAATGGTCATTAGCCTTGATTGCCGGCGGTGGTGCAGCTGCCACAGTACAAGCAGTGACTACCGTTGTTCGCGGAACGTCCACAGCTACGACTGGTGGCCTTGGCAATCCAATTGTAGCCGCAGGGGAACTCGCAGGTGCAACGGGCGTGACCCTACTCGCCGTGTTTGTTCCGATCGCAGCAGTCATTCTCGTTATGGGAGCTCTGATTTATTTAGGTTTCCGTGTGATGCGAAAGAAGCCCAAAGCTGAAATCGTTCAGCAATCGCCCGCTTAG